In Fodinibius saliphilus, a genomic segment contains:
- a CDS encoding sensor histidine kinase has product MFLFTSTVFAQEDGIRIFSNPIVHNFSDKEYDGYIQNWDIAQDSSGFIYIANLGKILQYDGTYWKGTQVDNNRALSITEGKGGKLYIGGVGSFGYLDKSDRDTAITPEYHSLIPLLPDSNVSISNVWNVLPHGESVFFQQKNALFHLKEGQINIFKPQKQFFKSYKVNDKVLISDVSEGHYTVGDEMSFWPNSDKLAGRKVMVMLPYKEDTWLVADLTEGLSLFDGDNVRKLESEVDEFLIENKVYAGIELPDGSYLFGTLNGGIVQVDKEGRLLRKIDNNTKLQSNQVHSLFLDEANNIWAALGNGLSLIEVLSPISYLDERNGIAGTVIDIEVQGDYLYASTTEGLFRLHIYDYKAGVRSKFETLLDKSIRCEKISSYNNQLLVDCGNRIYRVFEGTEIELFEEKNIRIISRFTQRNNYYVLSRNSFQIFNSNHKPVFVNNEFGYEVISSVEEEDGDLWIATVSNGVFRIESDFFESFDNFDSHLHHYEVPHNQDDQALRVFNISGEAVIGSSAGLYHYDVESDSLVPDHRFGEEMADTERQVFLMEEDANGNIYVRSNREHQILLKEEDGYRYTEAGLKRIDANQVNRIYTHESGLVWMASNEGIIQYDSSMDPFLDPEYEESYNAHVREVRVRGDSLINADLNNRGYELEYKDNELRFQYSATYYKESSKIRYQVKLEGFEENWSSWTPEVQKDYTNIPEGSYTFKVRAKNVYDSISEIDTFSFTVLPPWYRSWWAYSLYVVLIGGLLYGLHKIRINRLMREHRIRNRIASDLHDEVSATLSSISYFAQAIRQVSDEKQSERFVDLISESAGDAKEKITDIIWSIDPEKDSWVDLLSKCRRFASDLFESKGMEYELNIESDINKPLDIELRQHLWLIFKELVVNAARHSEADRVEVQLGMQQNTLELRVRDNGIGLEKPLDQYNGKGLKSIRDRVEKIGADLELHNSDKGTFWLMTLDM; this is encoded by the coding sequence TTGTTTCTCTTTACTAGCACTGTCTTTGCTCAGGAGGATGGGATTAGAATATTTTCGAATCCCATAGTTCACAATTTTTCTGACAAAGAATACGATGGATACATACAAAATTGGGATATTGCTCAAGACAGTAGCGGATTTATATATATTGCCAATCTGGGGAAGATTCTACAATATGATGGGACATATTGGAAAGGTACTCAGGTTGATAATAATCGGGCACTTTCTATTACTGAGGGGAAAGGTGGTAAATTATATATAGGAGGGGTTGGCTCTTTCGGATATTTAGACAAATCGGATAGGGACACAGCTATCACTCCTGAATATCATTCTTTGATACCCCTTTTGCCAGATTCTAATGTTAGTATATCAAATGTTTGGAATGTTTTACCTCATGGCGAATCAGTCTTTTTTCAGCAAAAAAATGCCCTTTTCCATTTAAAAGAAGGTCAGATTAATATTTTTAAACCCCAAAAACAGTTTTTCAAGAGTTACAAAGTTAATGATAAGGTGTTAATTTCTGATGTTTCTGAAGGGCACTATACGGTAGGTGATGAGATGTCATTTTGGCCCAACAGTGATAAACTCGCTGGTCGAAAGGTAATGGTAATGCTGCCATATAAGGAAGATACTTGGTTAGTGGCAGATCTTACGGAAGGCCTATCATTATTTGATGGAGATAATGTTAGGAAGTTAGAATCAGAGGTCGATGAATTTTTGATTGAAAATAAAGTTTATGCTGGTATTGAATTACCTGATGGGAGTTATCTTTTCGGTACACTAAACGGCGGTATTGTGCAGGTAGACAAAGAGGGCAGATTGTTACGAAAGATTGACAATAATACCAAGTTGCAGAGCAACCAAGTACATTCTCTGTTTTTGGATGAAGCAAACAACATTTGGGCGGCATTGGGAAATGGGTTGAGCCTGATCGAAGTGTTGAGTCCTATTTCGTATCTCGATGAAAGAAATGGTATAGCGGGTACTGTGATAGATATAGAGGTGCAAGGTGATTATTTATATGCTTCTACTACTGAAGGACTTTTTCGACTTCATATTTATGATTACAAGGCAGGAGTAAGGTCCAAGTTTGAAACGCTATTAGATAAATCTATTCGGTGTGAAAAAATTAGCAGCTATAATAATCAATTACTTGTTGATTGCGGGAATAGGATATATCGTGTTTTCGAAGGGACCGAAATTGAATTGTTTGAAGAAAAAAATATCCGGATTATATCCAGGTTCACACAAAGAAATAATTATTATGTATTGAGCAGAAATAGCTTCCAGATTTTCAATTCCAATCATAAACCTGTATTTGTAAATAATGAATTTGGTTATGAAGTAATCTCATCAGTTGAGGAAGAAGATGGTGATTTATGGATTGCAACGGTAAGTAATGGTGTATTTCGTATTGAGTCAGATTTTTTTGAATCTTTTGACAACTTTGACTCTCATTTACACCATTATGAAGTCCCACATAACCAAGATGATCAGGCTTTGCGAGTGTTCAATATTTCCGGGGAGGCGGTGATCGGTAGTTCAGCAGGGTTATATCACTATGATGTGGAAAGTGATTCGTTGGTCCCAGATCATCGTTTTGGAGAAGAAATGGCCGATACTGAGCGCCAGGTATTCCTGATGGAAGAAGATGCCAACGGCAATATATATGTGCGGTCAAATCGCGAGCACCAAATACTGCTAAAAGAAGAGGATGGCTATCGCTATACCGAGGCGGGGCTCAAGCGTATTGATGCCAACCAGGTAAACCGCATCTATACGCATGAAAGTGGGCTGGTGTGGATGGCTTCAAATGAGGGTATCATTCAGTACGATTCCTCCATGGACCCGTTTCTGGATCCGGAATACGAAGAATCCTATAATGCTCATGTGCGGGAGGTACGAGTGCGGGGCGATTCGCTGATCAATGCCGACCTAAATAACAGGGGGTATGAGCTAGAATATAAAGATAATGAGTTGCGGTTCCAGTATTCTGCCACTTACTATAAAGAATCATCGAAAATTCGTTACCAAGTCAAGTTGGAAGGATTTGAGGAGAACTGGAGCAGCTGGACACCCGAAGTGCAGAAAGATTATACCAACATCCCGGAAGGCAGTTATACCTTTAAGGTGCGTGCAAAAAATGTATACGACAGCATTAGTGAAATTGATACCTTCTCCTTTACGGTACTGCCGCCGTGGTATCGCTCTTGGTGGGCCTACAGCTTATATGTGGTGCTCATTGGCGGGCTGCTGTACGGCCTTCACAAAATTCGCATTAACCGCCTGATGCGTGAGCATCGCATTCGTAATCGCATTGCCAGTGACCTGCATGACGAGGTAAGTGCGACTCTGAGTTCTATTTCCTATTTTGCCCAAGCCATTCGTCAAGTGTCCGATGAAAAACAATCAGAACGGTTTGTGGACCTTATTTCTGAAAGTGCGGGAGATGCTAAAGAAAAGATTACTGATATCATCTGGTCGATCGATCCTGAAAAAGACTCATGGGTTGACTTACTTTCAAAATGCCGCCGTTTTGCTTCCGATTTGTTCGAAAGTAAGGGGATGGAATATGAATTAAATATTGAAAGTGACATTAATAAACCACTCGATATTGAGTTGCGTCAGCATTTGTGGCTTATTTTTAAAGAGCTTGTTGTAAATGCTGCCCGTCACTCCGAGGCGGATAGGGTAGAGGTCCAATTGGGTATGCAACAAAACACGTTGGAGCTGCGTGTTCGTGATAATGGTATAGGCCTGGAAAAGCCGTTGGATCAATACAACGGTAAGGGCTTGAAGAGTATCAGAGATCGTGTAGAGAAAATAGGGGCAGATTTAGAATTGCATAACAGTGATAAGGGAACATTTTGGCTCATGACTTTGGATATGTGA
- a CDS encoding NAD(P)/FAD-dependent oxidoreductase, translated as MVIGIIGASISGLIAGKRLADAGHEVTIIEKERSVGGRLGSVTLDEITLDYGLSHFKANSQTFKTFVDELVEKAAVAEWTDEFSLYDGKEILDVDPNADPQMNYIGTAGNQAIATDLSRWVDIKSEEQAGGITYIGPDAAKKRSWMINLTDITVFECDAIIVATPAVEAYGIIQTVQNRTATRKIIRNINEVRYDGRISLACTFDRSVPDWEAIEVENSDIRLITNESSKRESADGTGFVIHSSPEFYRSHAQKDDKVVQQLLLEEASAIINAPLKKPKSSYLHRWKYFEAQNPIDEYFMELEMEEAPLALIGDYLGGSSLDNAFVSGYNLAEYWINKFSEVPA; from the coding sequence ATGGTTATAGGAATTATTGGTGCCAGTATTTCAGGACTAATTGCAGGTAAACGATTAGCTGATGCTGGTCATGAGGTTACAATTATCGAAAAAGAACGCTCTGTTGGTGGACGTTTGGGATCAGTTACACTTGATGAAATAACCTTGGATTATGGTCTTTCGCATTTTAAGGCCAATTCACAAACTTTTAAGACATTTGTTGATGAGCTAGTAGAGAAAGCAGCTGTTGCTGAGTGGACAGATGAATTTAGTTTGTATGACGGTAAAGAAATTCTTGATGTTGATCCTAATGCAGACCCCCAGATGAATTATATTGGCACAGCGGGCAACCAGGCTATTGCCACAGATTTAAGTCGCTGGGTAGATATCAAATCGGAAGAACAGGCCGGGGGAATAACCTATATCGGGCCTGATGCTGCCAAAAAACGTTCTTGGATGATTAACTTAACGGATATAACCGTTTTTGAATGTGATGCTATCATTGTGGCTACTCCTGCTGTTGAAGCTTATGGTATCATACAAACAGTACAAAACCGGACAGCTACCCGAAAAATTATACGTAATATCAATGAGGTACGCTATGATGGACGTATTTCTCTAGCGTGTACTTTTGATCGATCTGTACCTGATTGGGAGGCTATTGAAGTAGAAAATAGTGATATCCGGCTGATCACTAATGAATCATCTAAGCGTGAATCTGCCGATGGTACCGGATTTGTTATTCATTCATCTCCGGAATTTTACCGTTCTCACGCACAAAAAGATGATAAGGTAGTACAACAATTACTCCTTGAAGAGGCGTCTGCAATTATTAATGCACCGTTAAAAAAGCCTAAATCTTCTTATCTGCATCGCTGGAAGTATTTTGAAGCCCAAAATCCTATCGATGAATATTTTATGGAGTTGGAAATGGAAGAGGCTCCACTTGCGTTAATAGGAGACTATCTTGGGGGCAGTTCACTGGATAATGCTTTTGTCTCAGGTTATAACCTGGCTGAGTATTGGATTAATAAATTCAGTGAAGTACCTGCATAA
- a CDS encoding acyclic terpene utilization AtuA family protein, whose translation MKESIRIASGQGFWGDLPNAPINQVRKGPIDYLVMDYLAEVTMSIMQKQKIRNPEYGYARDFVGVVSEVLPDIAEKGIKVISNAGGVNPEACKDKILEAIEEQGYEDITVAVVDGDNILDHLDALIDEGHELANMETGEPVTTIKDELLSANVYFGCQPIVEALNKGADIVVTGRVTDTGLTLAPMVHEFDWSFDDYDKMSAGTIAGHIIECGAQVSGGNFTDWKQVDDFVDIGFPIIEAKPDGNFYVTKHEGTGGLVNEMTVKEQLMYEIGNPAEYITPDCIADFTSVHLESDGKNRVYVHGITGRPETDTYKISASYNDGYKLSSTLVYSWPDALEKAQKAGEILEGRAETLGLEFDEFRVEYVGVNGCSEKPISDELLDEDHEEVQIRVSVSGSNKEDLNRFGKEMAPLILTGPSGVTGFAGGRPKASGVVAYWPALLDKEAVSPRVRVF comes from the coding sequence GTGAAAGAATCAATTAGAATAGCTTCAGGACAAGGGTTTTGGGGGGACTTACCAAATGCCCCAATTAATCAGGTTCGCAAGGGCCCCATTGATTATTTGGTAATGGATTATCTTGCTGAGGTAACGATGTCCATTATGCAAAAACAGAAAATACGAAATCCCGAATATGGATATGCTCGCGACTTTGTTGGAGTGGTTTCAGAAGTGTTACCGGATATCGCTGAGAAAGGTATTAAAGTGATTTCCAATGCGGGCGGGGTGAATCCCGAAGCTTGTAAAGACAAAATTTTGGAGGCTATTGAAGAACAAGGATATGAAGATATCACTGTTGCTGTAGTGGATGGCGATAATATCCTCGATCATCTTGATGCGCTTATTGATGAGGGACACGAACTGGCAAATATGGAGACAGGCGAACCGGTTACTACAATCAAAGATGAGCTTCTTAGTGCCAATGTCTATTTTGGATGCCAACCTATTGTAGAGGCCCTTAATAAAGGAGCCGATATTGTTGTTACCGGTCGTGTAACTGATACCGGGTTGACCTTGGCCCCTATGGTTCATGAATTCGACTGGTCATTTGATGATTACGATAAGATGAGTGCAGGCACTATTGCCGGGCATATTATAGAATGCGGTGCTCAGGTGTCAGGGGGTAATTTTACAGACTGGAAACAGGTTGATGATTTTGTTGATATTGGATTTCCCATCATTGAAGCTAAGCCCGATGGCAACTTCTATGTAACCAAACACGAAGGTACTGGTGGGTTAGTAAATGAGATGACGGTTAAAGAACAGTTGATGTACGAGATTGGGAACCCTGCCGAATATATTACACCTGACTGTATAGCAGACTTTACTTCAGTTCATCTGGAGTCGGATGGCAAAAACAGGGTATATGTGCATGGAATTACTGGTAGGCCCGAAACAGATACGTACAAGATTTCGGCAAGTTATAATGACGGCTATAAGCTGTCATCGACGTTGGTCTACTCTTGGCCAGATGCGCTCGAGAAAGCTCAAAAAGCTGGTGAAATTTTAGAAGGTCGGGCAGAAACACTGGGACTCGAATTTGATGAATTCCGTGTAGAGTATGTTGGTGTTAATGGATGTAGTGAGAAACCGATCAGTGATGAACTGCTTGATGAGGATCACGAAGAGGTACAGATTCGGGTATCCGTTTCAGGGTCAAATAAAGAAGATTTGAACCGATTTGGTAAAGAGATGGCTCCTCTTATACTTACTGGCCCCAGTGGGGTTACCGGTTTTGCAGGTGGACGTCCTAAAGCCAGTGGCGTTGTAGCATACTGGCCGGCTTTATTAGATAAAGAGGCGGTATCTCCGCGCGTTCGAGTCTTTTAA
- a CDS encoding response regulator transcription factor, protein MENSVQELIKIVIVEDNKYMREGWTTILDFAPDLLVLKAFESCEEAFDSDEISKANIVLMDIELPGMSGIEGVKYLQKEYPELIIIMASVFDDDKNVFDALCAGAVGYLMKKVSPEELKKAIRDAYEGGSPMTPNIARKVIKTFHQPSSNDEGEQLKERELEILAELAKGKSYAAIGEEIYLSVDGVRYHIRNIYRKLQVNSRSEAVSKGIARRLINPDLSD, encoded by the coding sequence ATGGAAAATTCAGTGCAGGAGCTTATCAAAATTGTTATTGTTGAAGATAATAAGTACATGCGAGAGGGGTGGACTACCATCTTGGATTTTGCCCCGGATCTTCTGGTGTTGAAAGCATTTGAGTCTTGCGAAGAAGCCTTTGATTCCGATGAGATCTCAAAGGCCAATATAGTACTTATGGATATAGAGTTACCGGGCATGTCGGGTATTGAGGGTGTAAAGTATCTTCAGAAAGAATATCCTGAGCTGATTATTATAATGGCGTCAGTATTTGATGATGATAAAAATGTATTTGATGCACTTTGTGCCGGGGCAGTAGGATATTTAATGAAAAAAGTATCACCCGAAGAGTTAAAAAAAGCCATCAGAGATGCCTATGAAGGGGGGTCTCCGATGACGCCCAATATCGCTCGAAAAGTTATTAAAACGTTTCATCAGCCTTCATCCAATGATGAGGGAGAACAGCTTAAAGAGAGAGAGTTAGAAATTTTAGCTGAACTTGCTAAGGGCAAGTCTTATGCTGCCATTGGAGAAGAGATCTATCTTTCTGTTGATGGGGTTCGGTACCATATCCGAAATATTTACCGAAAACTCCAAGTGAATTCAAGGTCTGAAGCAGTTTCCAAAGGTATCGCTCGTCGTTTAATAAATCCCGATCTCTCTGACTAG